The region GCTAGAGGAGCTAAAAAGgagtaaaatattaataaatataaataaataaacacattaacgtagtgttcctttaaagaaccTCATAATGTAAAGGTTCTGTACCAATTGCCAAGTACCCCGTTAAgaactttaattatttttttaacagtgtattTTACAGCAATATTTTACCAGTGCCTATTTTATCAGCCAGGAAATGAACTTTACCTGAATTTGCAAGCAAATACAATTTAGTATGTTTCTATTATTTGCTTTTCTACCAAAGGTCTTTGTGGTCATCTTGCAGCCTACAGCAGCAGAAGTGTTGCTCTTTCATTCAACTACAGGTATCTGTATGTTTCTTTGATCTCTCTGCAGGGTGACCTCAAGGCCGTTGTAAATCTGCAAACTTCTTTTCTCCCAATCCTTCATTATGCACCATGCTCTCCTCGGCTCCTGCCACAGCCCCGCCTGGCCTCCCAAAACCCAACTGCCCAAGCTCTCCTACTCCTGTGAGAGCCAACTGCTCGTCCTCCCCTCCATCTACATCTCCAGTACCACTGGTTGACCTTTCAGTCGACCCTCCCCTGCAGCCCACCTCCCCTCCACTGCCTCTTTCACCTCCTTTCTCCAGCTGGAAAACCATTTCTCCGTCTCTCAACCCTAAACCATTCTCTCCTCCAGCCCACAAGCCCATGTCTCCGCAGGTGCCCAAGGCAGTCTGCCCACCCGTCCCTGCACAACAGCCTTCATCTGTTCCTAAGGTGTCCTCCACAGCTATGTCCAGACCCCCACCACGTCCTGGCTCCAAGCCCTCCTCTCCTGCTCTCGCCAGACCCCCGCCACCACATGTCGTAAAAAGTCCCCTCACACTAGTTTCATCTGACCAGCCTCAGAAACCAGCTCCTCCAAGTATAAGTGTCTTGGATAAGCTCATTAAGACGTGTCCGGTGTGGCTGCAGCTGGGAATGACACAGGAAAGAGCTGTTCGTATACTCAACAAGGAAGCACCTGGGGTGAGATTATAAATAATGAACACTGGGCAGAAACATCATGATAAATAATACATGTATTGATATTCTGTGCTCCTGGAGGTACAACACTAAACAGGTAGATTAAAGAAAAACTAggtgaattttatttatttatttatttacttctgCAGCTCTCGCTAGTGTAACTcatttttgcagcactttccTGAAAttaaaagggggggggggtgatttcctaccctcctccaaatacagtaccagtcaaatgcttggacacacccactcaggaagggtttcctttgtttgggGTCATTTTCCACGTTGTGAATGtgcagcaccagtcaaaagtttggacatcatcTCATTCAGtggttaaattattattattttctacactgtaaatgaatatgaagaCATAAAAACTATAAAGGAACACccatggaattatgtagtaaacaaaacaaaagtgttaaacaaaccatgtttttttttactttagattcttcaaagtagcccccttttactttgatgacagctttgcacactctctgtgttctctcaatcagcttcatgaggtcgtcacctagaatggttttcagtgaacagctgtggcctcatcaagagttaatttgtagaactgctcgccacCAGAGCTTGAGTTGTGCAGACTTTGGGGCTGGTACATAGTtctatacactgtcagaaaatttgtcactgtgcTGGTACCTtttcctgtctctgtggtggtaccctgaaACGTACATacttgtacctttaattagggaacataattgtaccttattttattataattaaagattttaaagttgtgttcatttcatactccccgtttcatctccaggacttttaatttatttatttatttatttattttattatgacacagttctatactgaaagattacaaacaggtatctctccttctgtagaagagaatgtaatgtacctttaaggagcaaaactggacttttaaacactgctgtactgttaaaggaacatttacacagtttgtacctttagtgaccaataatgtacctctaccgtacctttttttctgagagtgtacagtcactagccctattccaccaatgactaatgagaaggtGTGTCCAaaattttgactggtactgggttacatagtgcagttcctgccattctgagcctggagtagcaaacaCACAGACTCTAAATCAcactgattttaaagctgtaattttaagatacaaattcctacctagtgttcctttaaggaggAAAGGAGGATGAATGTAACTGCTGTTAAATGTCCACTAATAATTAAGGTAATGGTACAATGGATTGACATCCAGTCAATGATCTACTATTAGTCGGAAATATGATGGGAATGATTCagcataaatatttattaaagccTCCACTATGCATACAACTCTACCTACCAACTTCTACCTAAgcagttttcatttatttataatgttcTAAGTAGTTTGACCAGAGGAAGATGGGCTCTCCAAAAAGAGGAATTTATTGTTCCTCCCGAGGTTTATCCGAGGGAGTACTTACTTGCTATGATCTCCAGGCTTGATTATAAACTGataactggattaggaacacctaactagtatctacactcattgtccatcctgtttctctgcatactttctttccccatttcaccctgctcttcaatggtcaggaaccctACAGGACCACCGCAAGAATGATTTGcttgttggatcattctcagtgctgctgggACACTGACATGGCGTGTTGGTGTGCCCTGACctgctatgagtggatcagacacagcagggctgctagagtttttaaagcactCAGCGTCACAGCTGGAttgaaaatagtccaccaaccaaaaattaTCCAGCCAACGGTGTCCTATACTGCAGTatccactgataaaggactagaggacaaccaacacaaactgtgcagcagcagatgagctacagtctctgacttcacatttacaagatgggccgaggtaggtgtgtctaacagaacGAAGAGAAAGTGGACACAGTGTggacagctgtgtctgatccactcgtaccatacacaaacacatcaccaccgtgccagtgtcacagcagtactgagaatgatccaccaattgaccattgaagaacagggtggggACAAGAATGTGTGCAGAGAAAGgtggacaacagtctgtaaatgtggaacagcaaagtgctcctgtgagtAGTcaatagagctgataaaatggacaatgagcgtAGATACaatgtaggtgttcctaatccagagATCAGTGTGGAttcaatgtaaatatatatttctatctATAGCTCGTGCCAGTTTCATAGCGTACAACAGACTGTTCTAATGCTGTCAATGTTTCTTCCAAGATTTTTTTAGTGAGACGGGACACAGGCCAGAAGTCGATGGTTGTATCCATGCGTCTTCAGGACCAGCAGGGGGAGCCTCAGATCCAGGAATTTCATGTAAAAGAAGAAAAGGCCTGTGAGTATACAACCTGGAAAACTGTAAACAAGTCTACAAATCCAATATTTAGAAACAAttgcaataacacacacatatatgtgtATGCACACACTCATAGACAGACAGTAGGTGTTGCATAGGCCAGCGGTGCGCTGTGGAGGAGGGGAGCTGACCATAGGTTTCCTGTTCTCAGCCTTAAACTGCAGCTGTTAAAATTGAGCGGACTTCCTGCCCACTCCACTTTACTTGtcttgatgtgtgtgtttgtgagagccAAATATAGGGGATTTTCTCTCTGTTAGCCTCAGTATTTTATATATGGTCACCATCTAAACTCATTTTTAAGGCcaccattttacacacacacacacacacacacacacacacacatacgtatgTCACAggaccacaggaccaccacagagcaggtaagatGGGGGAGGTGGAtctttctcagcactgcagtaacactgacgtggtgttggtgtgttagtgtgtgttgtgctggtacgagtggatcagacacagcagtgctgctgtagtttttaaaccccacagtgtcactgctggactgagaaacaaaaatatccagccaacagtttCTTCTGGGTGGCATCCTGGGTCCACTGATTAGGGGACACATTGTAATGTAATGTTGCTAAACATGTTGAAGCTCTCATGCTTTTTTGACCATAAACTTTTTTGTCTCCCTCAAAGTGCTTTATATTGAAGGCTCTCTCCTGGTTTTCGACAATATCTTCAAACTCATTTCGTTTTACTGTGTTAGCAGGTAAGGTATGCTCCAACATCAAAATATTTACCATATGACTATAAAACTGAGCCCATTATAAACactatattttcattttcatctaGGGACATCCTCCCTTTCCCCCTTAAATTACCTCAAGCCATTGTCAGGGCAACTAAATATGAAGACATGGAGGTGATTTCCAGCCTTGGCCTAGGTAATACGTGATGGGTGAACTCAACATCATTGTCACATGACTGACCGACCAGACTAGTGCTGTGTTCTTGTTTTCAATAACTATTAACTCCAGAGAAATGCCAGATTACACACAAAAATTTAAACGCATGTTCCTCTTTTTCTCATTCTGTGAAGTTATAACAGCATTTTAACTTGCTAAGCAATGTGTGTTGTGACGTGTGCCTGTGACTTCCACCTCAGATCACATCACTAGACTGAGTGTATACAGCAGTGAATGCAGCAATTTAGCGCTATGTccaaaaatatttcagaaactGTGCCCTGTTCATTCTACAGTGCACTAATTTGGGGCTCTGCCATTTTGCAGTTGTGTCCAAAAACAGAGTGCACACAAACAATCCCAAAATGTACAGCAAGAAGTAGTGTACAAATAAAGCATAGCAGGTACCCATAAAGCATTACATTGCTTGGTAAAAACCCACAAGGCAGTGCCTGGAATctttcactaccctcctgaattcagttccctattatagtgcactatatatatattgaccGATACCTTTAGCAAGATTTATTATGTTTCAGAGGTAGCCTAATGTAGCTTTAGGAGTCTTGCCTAAGGACTATTATTAGTGTAGTGCAGTGCTCCTGCCTGCGCTAGGAGTTGGACTCTACCCACTAATTTTTAGGCCTACCATGCACCATTTACAATTATTTAGGATAAAATCTTATAACACTAATTAACATTATTATGTACTAAGTAAgtaaatttatttttcttgctaCAGAGTTCTGGAATTCAACACTGAACAGCCAAATCCATGACAATATGAGTAAATGTGCAGCTAGTGGTGGCATTCGAAGTGCAGCAAATCATAGCAGCTCCTGTGAAATCCAACTTTCTGTTGGTAGCGACCGTCTCTGGTATGTCAACCCTATATTCATTGAGGAATATTGCAGCAGTTTGTCCTCCAGCTCACCTCCACCCATCCTCAGGAGCCAGAGCCTCAACAATCCCCTTCAGGTTCAGGGGCCCAAGTACAAGAGACCCCCACCTTTGCCTCCACGTCCTATTGGTGTATCAGAAGGAGCTTTGGTGCaggctttaaataaaacagcaagaGAGGAGATTACGTCACATGAGTCCACTCTGATCTCACTGAGCTCTCCACCTCTGCCTGTGGTTAAGAAAGAGGAAGGAAACCAGCATGCTTatgcagagagagggggaacCTCAGAGCTCAGCCTTGACGCCGAGACGACCAAGCCAGACGCAGCCAAACCACCTCAGAGCGAAGTGTCAAAGCAGGCTACACGTGTGCCTTCGCACAGGATTCCTCCAGTACCACTCCGTCGCAGGCTGTCAGAGAATCAGCCGTCAGGAGACGACATCCTGGAGGAACCTTCTAACAGAAAGGCTTCCAGTTCCTCTTTACcagctgagacagagagagaggttcCTGGAGAGGCTCCTGTGGCATCTCTCATCTGTCTGGACGACGACAGCAACATGGCACAGTGCGAGAATCTTGAAGAGGCTCCAGTGCAGCAAAAGTCTCAGGTAGATGAAGGCCTTGTAGATCATTCTAAGATATCAAATGGAGCTTCTGCTGTGACTACAGTGCTGGAGGTGGAGGTCAAGAAGCCTGGTCCTCCAGTGCCACCTCCAAGAAGGAAAAGGTTTTCTCAAGCTGTAAACACAACAACTCAAGACGTCAATGACAACCTTGGAGGAACCACCAAAGAACCTATCTTAATGCCACAAACCCCCAAAACTCCTACTTCCACACACCGATTTGTCACGGAAGGTCACTCAAAAGTTCCTGACGTCTCACTGTTCTCTCCTGAAGGAGGTGCTCCCCAGCCAGACCACGACTCCTACTCTACCAGCAGCACAGAAGAGGAGTCGGACACTACAGCGACAAGTGGTATAGTGAAGAGAACACCCACCATCATGCTAGATCGAGCTAAACAGCGACTGTCCTTGGTGAGCTTCTCCACTGTTTTTACAACTTTCATGTCTGCTGACCACAAGCTGCAGAAACGAATTGTGGAGATGGCTCGAGATGGAAACACCTACTTTGGGAACCTTGTGCAGGATTACAGGGCCTACACCCTGGACACCATGCGAAGGCACTCCTCAAGTACAGAAATGCTCCAGGAGATTAGACAAATGATGACTCAGCTCAAAAGCTACCTGATCCAGAGCACAGAGCTGCAGAACCTGCAGGAGTCGGCAGCTTACTCTGAAGAAAAGCTGGGTAAATTGCTTATACAGTTGCAGCACACATTTGTGTAAAGCAGTTGTCACTTATTCTGCTTGTGAAGATAATTCTAGAATTCCTTCTTGAAATTTCACAGTAGCCCCCAACCACCATGATTCAGCTTGAAATTTAGGGTCAAATTAAAACCAGGTGCCAGAAGAAGGTCATTAGGTTCCCTAAAGAGCCTCTGGATGGTTGAGAAATGTATGTAGGTCTAGTAAAGTACCTTATACATATGCTTATATACATGTAAAGGACACATTATAGTAAATGATTTAAGTATAAGTATTGCGgacccaccgcagccctgaactggacatgcagttacagacaatgcatgaatgaatgaccacTAATATGAAGTGTGTATGGTCAGAATGGTCTAGATGTAGCTTTGGCAACATTCACATTACAGGGTTGACTTGTTAAAAGTATGACTTTTCAGCACAGATCTGATTCTGTTAAAGTCTGAGGAACACACAAAATCTGAActtaaacctttttttaaacttaGTTTTAGCAATCTTCTTATTTCCTTGATATGATCTGCATCTGATATGTGGCTGTGTGTCCAGAATAATGGTCAGATAATTCATCATGTGCTTTTCCCCGAAATCACACTTAACTGCACATGCTGTCATCATCCAGTGTGATATGTTGACTTGTGGGTCACACGCATGATTGCGAAAACTTGTGGGTTAGGATTAACTTCAGGGTAGGGATTTGTTCACAGTAATGAAGACATGGTTCACGtaaaatgaatatttgtttatttacttattaatgGCATTTGACAGATTTGACATTTCCCCCCAGAATCACATTGTTACAGATGTATACAAATACAGTGTTAGGACTCTTGCTGAAGGACTTTTAGTGTAGCACAGTATTTTGATGAAGCTGGAAATTGAACGGTATGTTGCTGTGTTAAAGGCAGTAGTGCTATCTACTGCATTATATCAACACTTGAACATTATAAATTCACATTAAGCTTGTAATCAGTGTAGTTCAGCTTTTCATGTTCTGTCCACAGTTCAGAATTCTGAAGGCCCATGGCTGTTCACAATTTGTTATTTACACACTCCAAGCTTGACTGAGCTAATGTAGCAAATAATAATTTGCTAATGGATTAAACCAGCAGTGCTGGAGCGGAGAAAAAATTTGATTGGATTGTACTGAAATCCCCTATTTTTA is a window of Hoplias malabaricus isolate fHopMal1 chromosome 1, fHopMal1.hap1, whole genome shotgun sequence DNA encoding:
- the rin3 gene encoding ras and Rab interactor 3 isoform X2, with protein sequence MLSSAPATAPPGLPKPNCPSSPTPVRANCSSSPPSTSPVPLVDLSVDPPLQPTSPPLPLSPPFSSWKTISPSLNPKPFSPPAHKPMSPQVPKAVCPPVPAQQPSSVPKVSSTAMSRPPPRPGSKPSSPALARPPPPHVVKSPLTLVSSDQPQKPAPPSISVLDKLIKTCPVWLQLGMTQERAVRILNKEAPGIFLVRRDTGQKSMVVSMRLQDQQGEPQIQEFHVKEEKALLYIEGSLLVFDNIFKLISFYCVSRDILPFPLKLPQAIVRATKYEDMEVISSLGLEFWNSTLNSQIHDNMSKCAASGGIRSAANHSSSCEIQLSVGSDRLWYVNPIFIEEYCSSLSSSSPPPILRSQSLNNPLQVQGPKYKRPPPLPPRPIGVSEGALVQALNKTAREEITSHESTLISLSSPPLPVVKKEEGNQHAYAERGGTSELSLDAETTKPDAAKPPQSEVSKQATRVPSHRIPPVPLRRRLSENQPSGDDILEEPSNRKASSSSLPAETEREVPGEAPVASLICLDDDSNMAQCENLEEAPVQQKSQVDEGLVDHSKISNGASAVTTVLEVEVKKPGPPVPPPRRKRFSQAVNTTTQDVNDNLGGTTKEPILMPQTPKTPTSTHRFVTEGHSKVPDVSLFSPEGGAPQPDHDSYSTSSTEEESDTTATSGIVKRTPTIMLDRAKQRLSLVSFSTVFTTFMSADHKLQKRIVEMARDGNTYFGNLVQDYRAYTLDTMRRHSSSTEMLQEIRQMMTQLKSYLIQSTELQNLQESAAYSEEKLEIIIEAALCKSVLKPLREPVYNGLKDIHSRTGTLRRLKENQQVVLGTTTTDLGVTTSVPETPVMEKIQTRLGTLHQEYSPQKKINVLLKTCKIIYESMSVGCPVQGHGGSRDYLESLGARQECTLEGAPVLHRATQTHTHSLKLFLLFGPWEETGASGGNPRGHS
- the rin3 gene encoding ras and Rab interactor 3 isoform X1; translation: MLSSAPATAPPGLPKPNCPSSPTPVRANCSSSPPSTSPVPLVDLSVDPPLQPTSPPLPLSPPFSSWKTISPSLNPKPFSPPAHKPMSPQVPKAVCPPVPAQQPSSVPKVSSTAMSRPPPRPGSKPSSPALARPPPPHVVKSPLTLVSSDQPQKPAPPSISVLDKLIKTCPVWLQLGMTQERAVRILNKEAPGIFLVRRDTGQKSMVVSMRLQDQQGEPQIQEFHVKEEKALLYIEGSLLVFDNIFKLISFYCVSRDILPFPLKLPQAIVRATKYEDMEVISSLGLEFWNSTLNSQIHDNMSKCAASGGIRSAANHSSSCEIQLSVGSDRLWYVNPIFIEEYCSSLSSSSPPPILRSQSLNNPLQVQGPKYKRPPPLPPRPIGVSEGALVQALNKTAREEITSHESTLISLSSPPLPVVKKEEGNQHAYAERGGTSELSLDAETTKPDAAKPPQSEVSKQATRVPSHRIPPVPLRRRLSENQPSGDDILEEPSNRKASSSSLPAETEREVPGEAPVASLICLDDDSNMAQCENLEEAPVQQKSQVDEGLVDHSKISNGASAVTTVLEVEVKKPGPPVPPPRRKRFSQAVNTTTQDVNDNLGGTTKEPILMPQTPKTPTSTHRFVTEGHSKVPDVSLFSPEGGAPQPDHDSYSTSSTEEESDTTATSGIVKRTPTIMLDRAKQRLSLVSFSTVFTTFMSADHKLQKRIVEMARDGNTYFGNLVQDYRAYTLDTMRRHSSSTEMLQEIRQMMTQLKSYLIQSTELQNLQESAAYSEEKLEIIIEAALCKSVLKPLREPVYNGLKDIHSRTGTLRRLKENQQVVLGTTTTDLGVTTSVPETPVMEKIQTRLGTLHQEYSPQKKINVLLKTCKIIYESMSVGCPGKAHGADDFLPVLMYVLARCNMSALLLDVEYMMELMDPALQLGEGSYYLTTTYGALEHIKNYDKQAVTRQLSLEIQDSIHRWERRRTLNKARASRSSVQDFINVSFLEAGSNTKTLGVRPNTTARDLSAQCAEKFEVLEPDSYCLTVLVDGHYKSLTPEEFPLAIKSSLHHSEPRKEYYFVYRHGRWPGQEPESQTLPPSDPIPAQEDSLI